The segment TGtacatgaaaaacaaaacaaacgagCGAAGAAACGAAGGAACACTTGGATAAAAGAAAGAACGGACGTACAAACAATTATAATAACATCACAGCTCCCTTCCTCTGAGCTCTGAAACTCGTACAGAAACGCTGCTGTGATTTAGTTTCTTCTGAAAAGTTTCCACAGTTTCAGGCAATCTCTGGCGTGCCCCTTTCTATTTTACCTCACCGTGAAAACGTTCGCACATCTGCCGAAATGACGGCAATGTGTTCGGCAAGCTGAGCGAATTTTCGGCGTTTCTCCAACGGCCCACGCCAAATAACATCACCGATGACGTCAAAAATACATGACGTCCTTGACATACACCTATGTGAATAATGTCACCAGATCTAAGGGTGTCGGTGACGAATATCAAAATAGTGATATAAAAAGCGGATATTGAAGTTGTTATTTTGTGACAAGGGTTGGTTGTGATTAACACACGTACGTCAGCAGTGACGCATAATCTCAACTCAAAAGTGCAGACTGGTGGAATCAAAACTATACAATGCTTGCCGACTGAATACAGACGTGGGACTTAAATGATAATGTTCGTTTTCAATGTTCTGTTTTCTTGCGAACAGCTTTTTTGCGTACGTTGGCGCTACACACTCAGTAAAGATCGGGAGGTGAAGGTCGTAGTCTTCTCCAGCTCCAGGCGACTGCCACAGAGCTTGGTTTGCAGTGGAGTGGgggacggccacacttcttgtCGCTCCTTCTGTAGAAGGGGACATCTCTGGCAATGTTCttgtgtctttttacatttagtcaagttttgactaaatgttttaacgtagagggggaatcgagacgagggtcgtggtgtatgtgcgtgcgtgcgtgcgtgtgtgtgtgtgtgtgtgtgtgtgtctgtgtgtagagcgattcagactaaactactggaccgatctttatgaaatttgacatgagagttcctgggtatgaaatccccagacatttttttcattttttttataaatgtcttttatgacgtcatatccggcttttcgtgaaagttgaggcggcactgtcacgctctcatttttcaaccaaattggttgaaattttggtcaagtaatcttcgacgaagcccggacttcggtattgcatttcagcttggtggcttaaaaattaattaatgactttggtcattaaaaatctgaaaattgtaaaaaataataaaaatttataaaacgatccaaatttacgttcatcttattttccattattttctgattccaaaaacatataaatatgttatattcggattaaaaacaagctctgaaaattaaatatataaacattattatcaaaattaaattgtccaaatcaatttaaaaacactttcatcttattccttgtcggttcctgattccaaaaacatattttatagatatgatatgtttggattaaaaacccgctcagaaagttaaaacaaagagaggtacagaaaagcgtgctatccttcttagcgcaactactaccccgctcttcttgtcaatttcactgcctttgccatgagcggtggactgacgatgctacgagtatacggtcttgctgaaaaatggcattgcgttcagtttcattctgtgagttcgacagctacttgactaaatgttgtgttttcgccttacgcgacttgttgtttcgtTTAGTTTAGTTTTGGTTCAAGTTTCTCGTGACGCCATTTATAGAGTCGCCATCTTCAACATACATGTTTGTCACGCCGTCACGGTTAGGGGCATCCTCAAACACAACATGCACTGGCTTTGACCATCATTTCTCTAAGGCCAGGCCAGAAAGCATCGGCCTCAGTCCATCCATGACGACCTGTGGAGAATCAGCTAGGGGCGAGTCGTCCATGACGACCTGTGGAGAATCAGCTAGGGGCGAGCAGTCCCATGCGCTCCTGATCCACAATCACGCCATTCTCTTAGATCACGTTCAGCAGGAATTCACGTCAAGTCTCTCGCCTTTCGTCTCCAGTAGCGGAGAAACTGTTCTAACTAATCATTGTTCCATGGCCTGTTCTGACAAAATTTCTCTATGACGATCATTTCTCCATGACAATCATTTCTCCATGACGATCATTTCTCCATGACGATCATTTCTCCATGACAATCATTTCTCCATAGCGATCAATTCTCCATGACGATCATTTCTCCATGACGATCATTTCTCCATGACAATCAATTCTCCATGACGATCATTTCTCCATGACGATCATTTCTCCATAACAACCAATTCTCCATGACAACCATTTCTCCATGACGATCATTTCTCCATGACAACCATTTCTCCATGACGATCATTTCTCCATGACGACCATTTGTCCATGACAACCATTTCTCCATGACCATCATTTCTTCGTGACAACCATTTCTTCATGAAAACCATTTCTCCATGACAACCATTTCTCCATGACGATCATTTCTCCATGGATATCAATTCTGAATGGCTATCATTTCTccattttgattttttctcCATTGTAATCATTTCTCAGAGACGATAATTTCTCCATGGCGAGTTAAGAGTCTCTGCCTCAGTTCACCCATGGTGATCATTTCTCCATGACAACCGTTTCTCCATGATAACTACTCCATGAGGATCACTTCTTCATGATGATCATTTCTCAATAGCGAGTTCAGAAAGTCTCTGCCTCAGCTCATCCATGACGGACTGTGAGGAGTCCGTGACGAGCAGCTCCATCCTCTCCTCCTCCTTGTCCTTGAAGGTCTCGGCGATCAGTCTGGCCACCTCCGTGTGACCTCTACCCGCCAGGGGGATGCCGTTGACCTCCAGGATCACGTGACCCACTCTCAGACCGCCGGACTCGAACGCTGACCCCCCGGGCTGAAACCGACAAGGTGACTGTGACTTGGATATGTTGGTGGCTAATCAAAGCTTGGAGCTATTGGGGAACAGGACCTAGTGGTGGATgtgcacgcactcacgcacgcaagcacgcgaacacacacccacacccacacacacccacgcacactcaattatacacacacacacacacgcacacacacacacccacaaccacgcacacccacacacacacacaaccacacacacacacaattagccacacacacccacacacatacacacaaccacacacacacacatccacacacatacacacacctgcacacacatacacacacacacacctgcacacacacacacacctgcacacacacacacacacacctgcacacacacacatacaaccacacacccacacacacacacacccacacctgcacacacacacacacacacctgcacacacacacatacaaccacacacacccacacacccacacacacccacctgcacacacccacacacacctgcacacacccacacacacacacacacatacacctgcgcacacacacacatacaaccacacccacacacacacacccacacacacacacacacatacccacacatcctcacacatacacacacacacacacacacacctgcacagtGACCACCCTGGGTAGCGGCTGTCTGGTGTTGGCACCACCCTCAATGGCGACACCCAGGGTGGGCTTACAGCGGTAGATGTAGACCACGCCCAGCGGGATGTCTCCGTActtctccctcccctcccgccGCCTCTGCTCCTCCTGTGGAACACACACCAGtcaacaggttgttttattaaAGACAtccgataccgatacatgcacagcatGGCGGTCAATTCACGATTAGTTTTCTTCTGCTGATAAGACGAAGTAACCAAGACAAACTTTGTTCTCGAATTCTTTGTCACTTCTTCGGGAGACCTGGAGAAGAAGTGACAGAATTTGTAACCATTTATGATGTCTTTTCGAAATTGTTTACCTTTTAACGTCAAAGATTTCACTTCGAAAGAGACGTCTTGGTGTTATATCTTTAAACAAGGTCACAAGCGAAGAGGCGCGAGTGCTTTGAACAAAAGACATCggatatttcttcttctttttatatttagtcaagttttgactaaatattttaacatcgagggggaatcgaaacgagggtcgtggtgtatgtgtgtctgtctgtctgtctgtctgtctgtgcgtgtgtgtgtgtgtgtgtgtgtgtagagcgattccgactaaactactggaccgatctttatgaaatttgacatgagagttcctgggtatgaaatccccatacgtttttttcatttttttgataaatgtctttgatgacgtcatatccggcttttcgtgaaagttgaggcggcactgtcacgccctcatttttcaaccaaattggttgaaattttggtcaagtaatcttcgacgaagcccggacttcggtattgcatttcagcttggtggcttaaaaattaattaatgacgttggtcattaaaaatctaaaaattgtaaaaaaaaattaaaatttataaaacgatccaaatttacgtttatcttattctccatcatttgctgattccaaaaacatataaatatgttatattcggattaaaaacaagctctgaaaattaaatatataaacattattatcaaaattaaagtgtccaaatcaatttaaaaacactttcatcttattccttgtcggttcctgattccaaaaacatatagatatgatatgtttggattaaaatcacgctcagaaagttaaaacaaaaagaggtacagaaaagcgtgctatccttcttagcgcaactactaccccgctcttcttgtcaatttcactgcctatgccgtgagcggtggactacgagtatacggtcttgctgcgttgcattgcgttcagtttcattctgtgagttcgacagctacttgactaaatattgtattttcgccttacgcgacttgtttatatttagtcaagttttgactaaatattttaacgtagaggggggaatcgagacgagggtcgtggtgtgtgtgtgtgtgtgtgtgtgtctgtgtgtgtgtagagcgattcagactaaactactggaccgatctttatgaaatttgacatgagagttcctgggtatgaaatccccgaacgtttttttcatttttttgataaatgtctttgatgacgtcatatccggcttttcgtgaaagttgaggcggcactgtcacgccctcatttttcaaccaaattggttgaaattttggtcaagtaatcttcgacgaagcccggggttcggtattgcatttcagcttggtggcttaaaaattaatcaatgactttggtcattaaaaatctgaaaattgtaaaaaaaaataaaaatttataaaacgattcaaatttacgtttatcttattctccatcatttgctgattccaaaaacatataaatatgctatattcggattaaaaacaagctctgaaaattaaatatataaaaattattatcaaaattaaattgtccaaatcaatttaaaaacactttcatcttattccttgtcggttcctgattccaaaaacatatagatatgatatgtttggattaaaaacacgctcagaaagttaaaacaaagagaggtacagaaaagcgtgctatccttcttagcgcaactactaccccgctcttcttgtcaatttcactgcctttgccatgagcggtggactgacgatgctacgagtatacggtcttgctgaaaaatggcagctacttgactaaatattgtattttcgccttacgcgacttgtcttcttcttctttgtttgcaTGCATTGGTTGCAACTCCCACGTACGCTCGTGTTTTGCACGGGTCGGTTTGATAGAGCCAACAAGGATTATCATCGTACGATGGCATCGGCGTTCCGCCACTCTAAGACTACCGCGGGCCGACAAGGGCGTACTGTCGGCAGTTACTAGTGATGGGGAAACTGTTTCACACTTGACAACAAGAGTCATTTGACAAAGCGACTTGCATCCCCTTGTGATGTCcacgaagaaaacaaaaagatgtCAATTCGGTTTCGACATTGTACATTGAAGTGTTCCACTCTTGAACCCACTTTCTGTAGCGAGTTTTGAGCACAAAGCGACATAGTATATCATTCCTCTAGCAAAACAGAAGACTATAGAACTATACCATGTGACACTGTGATTGCAACTCGTCACAGTGCGACATAGTATATCATTCTACTAGCAAAACAGAAGACTATAGGACTATATCATGTGACACTGTGATTGCAATTCGTCACAGTGCGACATAGTATATCATTCCACTAGCAAAACAGAAGACTATAGGACTATACCATGTGACGTCACACTGTGCAATTCGTCACAGTGCGACATAGTATATCATTCCACTAGCAAAACAGAAGACTATAGGACTAAACCATGTGACGTCACACTGTGCAATTCGTCACAGTGCGACATAGTATATATCATTCCACTAGCAAAACAGAAGACTATAGGACTATACCATGTGACACTGTGATTGCAACTCGTCACAGTGCGACATAGTATATCATTCCACTAGCAAAAGAGAAGACTATAGGACTATACCATGTGACACTGTGATTGCAACTCGTCACAGTGCGACatagtatactgttcaaaaaaagaaacgcatagttgctacttgccaaatttgttttatttttcgaaaaaattaacagaaaatccaatatttagattatttgtatgaaatttggtatggacacagttgaatgcacacacagttcatttgcatcttcaaatcaatcagtcaatcaatacgattgggggccgaggctgtcaagtcagtagggggtgtgactgccttgagcagcaacaactgcccggcaccttctgggcatggactggatcagatgccggatatcttgctgtgggatggtgtcccactcctcctgaagtgcctgcaatagatcgcggtgatttgccggcgcttcttctcgcctgcgcacacgtctgtccaattcatcctagaggtgttctatcgggttcatgtctggcgacatggatggccagggaagcacctggacatggtggtcggtgaggaactgggtgctgagtcgtgctgtgtgcgggcgagcgttgtcctgctggaatatggcatcctggtcagccagaagaggaagggcgtgtgggcgcagaatttcctccacgtatcgctgggcagttatgcgcccttggacgtgcaccagggtgctccttccagcggtattgatcgccccccacaccatgacgcctccaccaccatgaacgggtgcctcatccacacagttgggcgcgtaacgttcgtttactctccggtagaccctcctccgaccatcatgtcgctggagcaggaagtaggactcgtcgctgaaccacacgtgtctccagtgattccggacggtccagcgaaggtgctggttgccccactgcactcggttctggcgatggcggcgggtgaggacagctcctctgtgaggtctgcgagctctcaaaccagcttcatgcaggcggttccgcacggtctggtccgataatcggtgtggcccggggagagcctggacagaagatgaggccgacaggaaacgattccggaggtggcggagccgtatgaagcggtcgtgagcagcagttgtcgcccttggtcttcccgctcgtggcaagtcagcaacggagccagtggcttgaaacctgacccacagtctactgatggtgctctgggacacgtggaagtgcctggcgattgcactttgactttggcctgcttgtaaacgacccaatgcaatttggcggtcttctctgctcaatcgggccatctttcgtcgctgaattgtcgtctgatttctttgtggcgaacaatccgcttttatgggttttggaagacatggtgagagctcaatattccccgagtttcacgagattacactgaagcatgacgagtggtcatgccaaatgagcaattttgacattgtagccactgataacgcatgcgtcacgtgcagagctcacttgtggcaatggacgaaaggtcgacgaccagataaacattttctgcagtttggtggatatccttgtagccatataactaaattaaccaaatattacaagctatgcgtttctttttttgaacagtatatatatcaTTCTACTAGCAAAACAGAAGACTATAGGACTATACCAAGTGACACTGTGATTGCAACTCGTCACAGTGCGACATAGTATATCATTCTACTAGCAAAACAGAAGACTATAGGACAATACCATGTGACGTCACACTGTGCAACTCGTCACAGaaactgtgttcaaaagtggaacccTTCAGTTAGAGTGTTAGGGTTAGAGTGTAGCCCATGTTTCGGTCTTCACGGTGGAGTCCTGGCACAAACAGAGTAATTAAAACAGGTCAAGTGTAACAAACCAGGAACAATTAATGTGCAGCGAACGGAGAAAAAACcacatgagaaaaaaacaaggtcagTCTTCTTGTTACAGACTGTAGTAATTGTCAAGGAACGAACACGCTTGATGGCTATCTTGAAAAATGTGAAATTTGGAGTGGGCTGCAAAAACGCACTGGCACacaattgcccccccccccccgctctctctctctctctctctctgtagacTTTACACTCTACCTTTCGCTCCTGCTCCAAAAGAGCGAgttgcaacacacacactgacacaaccccccccccccccccccccccctctctctctctctctctctgtagacTTTACACTCTACCTTTCGCTCCTGCTCCAAAAGAGCGAgttgcaacacacacactgacacaaccccccctccccctctctctctttctctatataactctctctctctgtctcccccccccccccctcctatctGTGTAGACGCCACACTCTACCTTTCGCTCTTGCGCCAAGAGAGCGAGCTGCAGGGGCGTGTAGACCTTGGGACGAGGGATCCGGAAGGAGGACAGCTCCAGACACCGATCCATGATTCTGTCTTCGCCACTCGTCTGTGTCTCGTCTTCCTCCTTGTCATGTTATGCGCTAGCTAACGGTGATATACCAACATCAGTCTCTACACAGGTTTCTTTTCTGTGTCCTTCACTCGTCTTTGTCTCTTCGTCTTCCTCCTCCTTGTCATGCTATGTGCTAGCTAACGGTGCAGAGTCTGGATTTACCAACCGCAGTTTTCACACACTTGTTTGTCACCACGCCTGTTAGGCTTTGTGCGAAGTCCACAGGCATCGTTTTCACTCCGTTAGTAGTTGTATGAGAATGTGAGTGGACTGAAGATGTTGGAGTAAATGTATGGATTAAAAGATTTTGTTCACTTAAAGTGTCGAACCGTTGGAACAGACCGAAGAAGcgaaacacatacatacacgcacgcacgcacgcacgcactcacgcacacacacacacacacacacgcacgcacgcacgcacgcacgcacacacacacacacacacacacacacacacacacacacacacacacacacacacacacacacaccaccccctctGAACAAACAATATAAAGCAGAGTATTCTGGAACCTCGAGGGAGACCAAAATGTGAATGTCTGCTTGATTAACCATCATCAACTGCCAACATGAAGTGAGGACATGAAGTTTATCATTTATAGGATCGTCCTTATTGCTCATATTACGAGAATGAAATAAGAACAAAATCACATTCATTTAagccacatagagagagaaacaaCCGCAAATAATACAGAAAGCCAAACAGAACCGCAGACAGACTAGGACACGCTAACATCTACTCTCCTCAAACAGAACAGACTAGGACACGCTAACATCTACTCTCCTCAAACAGAACAGACTAGGACACGCTAACATCTACTCTCCTCAAACAGGACAGACTAGGACACGCTAACATCTACTCTCCTCAAACAGAACAGACTAGGACACGCTAACATCTACTCTCCTCAAACAGAACAGACTAGGACACGCTAACATCTACTCTCCTCAAACAGGACAGACTAGGACACGCTAACATCTACTCTCCTCAAACAGAACAGACTAGGACACGCTAACATCTACTCTCCTCAAACAGGACAGACTAGGACACGCTAACATCTACTCTCCTCAAACAGGACAGACTAGGACACGCTAACATCTACTCTCCTCAAACAGAACAGACTAGGACACGCTAACATCTACTCTCCTCAAACAGAACAGACTAGGACACGCTAACATCTACTCTCCTCAAACAGAACAGACTAGGACACGCTAACATCTACTCTCCTCAAACAGAACAGACTAGGACACGCTAACATCTACTCTCCTCAAACAGGACAGACTAGGACACGCTAACATCTACTCTCCTCAAACAGAACCGCAGACAGACTAGGACACGCTAACATCTACTCTCCTCAAACAGAACCGCAGACAGACTAGGACACGCTAACATCTACTCTCCTCAAACAGGACAGACTAGGACACGCTAAAATCTACTCTcctcaaacagacagactagGACACGCTAACATCTACTCTcctcaaacagacagactagGACACGCTAACATCTACTCTcctcaaacagacagactagGACACGCTAACATCTACTCTcctcaaacagacagactagGACACGCTAACATCTACTCTcctcaaacagacagactagGACACGCTAACATCTACTCTcctcaaacagacagactagGACACGCTAACATCTACTCTcctcaaacagacagactagGACACGCTAACATCTACTCTcctcaaacaaaaaaacaaagccGTCCTTCCTGGTGAAATTCCCGTGACAAAACGCCATAGCCTTCAGCAAACGTAATGAAGACTCCAAGAAAGCCATCAATACTATTAATTTCAGCTGACATTTCCAGGACATCGCAGCAGTTTGATGGATTGCCTGTAACCAGTAAACCAGCTTGTTTCCTCGTATCCATGTTCCTTTCTTCAACGAAGTATGTTATCTTCACAAGACCCAAAACACAATTGGCAAAACAATATCTGGCCCCTGACGGCAAGCAGCTTGATTTCCCCAAAACTTTTCACGAGAGCGGCGTCCTAACCGTAAGAGCTAGCGCCTGCGGATTTTTTGTGAACGAAGAGGGAGGGGATGTGCTTatgaaaatcaaattttcgagAGCCTATaggtcttgttttttttttaaatgaatttaGTGGGGGGCGTCGGAAAAGATCTGTTTTCAAATGTAAACACAGTagataaaataataagaagatagatagatctgtttaacCAATCacaatggaactccaaaatattccatagatttgtttacttaatttttaaaagataagttcgaaacattatcatctgataagtcgccgtataaccttataggttccagcgactaaatattccTGATCCTGTTCCCCGGGTTTTCGAACCAAGGGCGGCAActgtgcaaccatagacatgtacgtcatcatgatctccccttattATGCGTTATTCATCGTCaataatttgaccgttattttggctgtcttagtgaaatggtaagatatatctctatgttttttacatgtaagtgttcggaaaaaatacagttatagcagttatgtacaaaaataagcagcatatgctcttttcgccaaagtaaagtccttttttcttttggtttcttacatgtgtcacagcacaccgcaagcatttaggcgaatagcaagtgagtggtataattatatatatcatcaattgtatagtaggtaacggtgttaattacttgccatgttcttTACACGTTTTCCAtttgtgtccttgtttattgCTTTATGCCATGTATGATATTACAATATGTCTTTCAACAGTGTGTCCAGTTAAATTGCGTACATGCATAGTCATAGTAACtcgaattttgttttacttcgAATTACTTGGGATGCGCCGCATCGACTTCTAGCATGCATGTCACCTGCTCCAGGCATGGTCACGCGATGGTCAGGCGCACCATATGCGCCGCGTCGACTAGTGGACGATCATAGTATTGACTGAGGCGCATGCACCAAAGTTCCATGAGGCGCATGCGCGGCGCACCCAAAATGTTTACTGGGCATGAACAATTAAGCGACTTTTATCCTCAGTTGTTCATTTCAGTGCTACAtatatttcaatgcttgttactCTCTCAGTTGTTCATTTCAGTGCTACAtatatttcaatgcttgttactCTCTCAG is part of the Littorina saxatilis isolate snail1 linkage group LG15, US_GU_Lsax_2.0, whole genome shotgun sequence genome and harbors:
- the LOC138948046 gene encoding whirlin-like, with the translated sequence MDRCLELSSFRIPRPKVYTPLQLALLAQERKEEQRRREGREKYGDIPLGVVYIYRCKPTLGVAIEGGANTRQPLPRVVTVQPGGSAFESGGLRVGHVILEVNGIPLAGRGHTEVARLIAETFKDKEEERMELLVTDSSQSVMDELRQRLSELAIEK